Proteins from a genomic interval of Amycolatopsis sp. cg13:
- a CDS encoding YdcF family protein: protein MSERATTLPEHLRADVQTLWDYHDLHHDLRPTDVGIGLGSHDLGVATHAAKLYQQGYFPKILFTGANAPTTVERFPRGEAVHYREHALELGVPDDAILVEPTARNTGDNIKRSRELLAAQGIGVKEVTLISRPYQQRRAYATCKKLWPEVEVRCASQPLPLDEYLQSIGDVARVITMLVGDTQRISVYAQRGFAIPQDVPKNVERAFENLVAHGYTSRLLT from the coding sequence ATGTCCGAGCGCGCGACCACCCTCCCCGAGCATCTCCGCGCCGACGTCCAAACGCTCTGGGACTACCACGACCTGCACCACGACCTCCGTCCCACGGACGTCGGCATCGGGCTCGGCAGCCACGACCTCGGCGTCGCCACCCACGCCGCGAAGCTGTACCAGCAGGGCTACTTCCCCAAGATCCTCTTCACCGGAGCCAACGCACCGACAACCGTGGAGCGATTCCCGCGTGGCGAAGCCGTGCACTACCGGGAGCACGCGTTGGAGCTAGGCGTTCCCGACGACGCGATCCTGGTCGAGCCAACGGCCCGCAACACCGGCGACAACATCAAGCGAAGCCGAGAGTTGTTGGCAGCACAGGGGATCGGGGTCAAGGAAGTCACGCTGATCTCGCGCCCCTACCAACAACGCCGCGCCTACGCGACGTGCAAAAAGCTCTGGCCCGAGGTCGAAGTCCGATGCGCCTCCCAGCCGCTGCCGCTGGACGAGTACCTCCAAAGCATCGGCGACGTGGCCCGCGTCATCACCATGCTGGTCGGCGACACCCAGCGGATCAGCGTCTACGCCCAGCGAGGATTCGCGATACCCCAAGACGTTCCGAAAAACGTTGAGCGAGCCTTCGAGAACCTGGTAGCGCACGGCTACACGTCCAGGCTCCTCACCTAG